The following are encoded together in the Deltaproteobacteria bacterium genome:
- the aroB gene encoding 3-dehydroquinate synthase gives MKKICVQSESGKKYDILIDHNILNQIGLHIKKLNIGNSAFIITSPKIGKLYLTPIVNSLKKSGIKDISINLVPDGERYKNEKSWIRLTGKIVQFNKTDDKKVFVLNLGGGVIGDLGGFVASTYNRGSGYIQVPTTLLAFVDCGIGGKVGVNFASVKNVIGSFYQPQLVYADLDLLKTLNKRELKSGLAEVVKYGVISSPELFKFLEDHLNQIFSLDTKAIQKIVIDGYSIKADLVKRDEFDKKNIRIVLNYGHTIGHAVESASQYAYRHGEAISIGMVCANDIAVKLGFLDKSVADRVENLLLKIGLPL, from the coding sequence GAAAAAAATATGTGTTCAAAGCGAAAGTGGAAAAAAGTACGACATCCTAATAGATCATAATATATTAAACCAAATTGGATTGCACATTAAGAAGTTGAATATCGGGAACAGTGCTTTTATCATTACAAGCCCCAAAATAGGGAAGCTATATCTAACTCCAATTGTTAATAGTTTAAAAAAATCAGGAATCAAAGATATATCTATTAATCTTGTACCAGATGGTGAAAGATACAAAAATGAAAAATCATGGATCAGATTAACAGGTAAGATTGTCCAATTTAATAAAACTGATGATAAAAAGGTTTTTGTTCTTAATTTGGGTGGAGGTGTTATTGGGGATCTGGGAGGTTTTGTAGCCTCAACATACAATAGAGGAAGTGGATATATACAAGTACCGACTACATTATTGGCTTTCGTAGATTGCGGAATAGGCGGGAAAGTGGGGGTAAACTTTGCTTCTGTAAAAAACGTTATAGGTTCTTTTTATCAACCGCAGTTGGTATATGCGGATTTAGATTTATTAAAAACTTTAAATAAAAGGGAACTCAAATCAGGATTGGCGGAAGTAGTTAAATATGGTGTAATTTCTTCTCCAGAATTATTTAAATTCCTCGAAGACCATCTAAACCAAATTTTCTCTTTGGACACGAAAGCAATCCAGAAAATCGTAATTGATGGCTATTCGATAAAAGCAGATCTTGTTAAAAGAGATGAATTTGATAAAAAAAATATAAGAATTGTCCTTAATTATGGACATACAATAGGACACGCTGTAGAGTCCGCCTCACAATATGCATACAGACATGGAGAGGCAATATCTATAGGTATGGTTTGTGCAAATGATATTGCTGTAAAATTAGGCTTCTTGGATAAGAGTGTAGCTGATAGAGTAGAGAATCTTCTGTTAAAAATCGGGTTACCGCTGTAG
- a CDS encoding sulfurtransferase TusA family protein has product MITKEIIVKNEIDEFKHQIERFLSGTINEDKFKSIRLAHGIYGQRQPGFYMIRTKLPQGRMFDYQIERISDIVQQYARGLAHLTTRHDIQMHWVDLKNVPDVLYSLTEVGITTRESCGNAVRNVTACPYAGICAKEIFDISNIARNTTLHFLRNPISQNLPRKFKISFNGCEEDCSYSRINDIGFIAVYKDDKPGFRVYVGGGLGGHPRTAYLLKDFIPVSDVLYYTDAIVRVFDRHGNRNNRNKARLKYLIEEMGFEEVSILIDREYSSVKEIYADQKDLDVEPIDRKSDNHEEAVFDDKISEWIRHYAIKQRQEDYYAVVIDIPYGDITAKQLKDIAKLSQDYGSGELRTTLDQNFVIPWVKQENLNSIYREINDLCFYADTLMCNIVSCPGAKTCNLGIARSQSLSMAIHDRLKTHSNVDLSDITIRVCGCPNSCAQHWTGNIGFSGLARRVGEKHAPFYQVYLGGHANENGFSFAKPFIKVPAKNVPVLTDAILESYTKTKQKNEIFNSWVNRYEKRLLEDVLTYSYLPEYEKSPEFYYDYGMDEPFSIKNIGKGECAGGVVDMIEIYLNRAETKAMDANTYANRMAYEQSLEQARFAITYAIQSLLIMKGIDPESTTTDDMASHVEGLKQEHIIDDAVANIYKIVNRSPHKEDAVQIIKDVMRAIHSIRKSSEAFDEALLGSRPITGINKVEVKLMRDTLDLKGIKCPFNYVKAKLKLEELTSGDELEVYLDEGEPIENVPRSIEDDGNTVLSIDKVDDTHYRVVVKKA; this is encoded by the coding sequence ATGATAACAAAAGAAATAATAGTTAAAAATGAGATAGACGAATTTAAACACCAGATAGAAAGATTTTTATCAGGGACTATCAACGAAGATAAATTCAAATCTATAAGACTGGCTCACGGGATTTATGGTCAGAGACAGCCTGGATTTTACATGATAAGAACGAAACTCCCTCAGGGCAGAATGTTCGATTACCAAATTGAACGAATCTCCGATATTGTCCAGCAGTATGCACGTGGATTGGCACACCTTACAACGAGGCATGATATTCAGATGCACTGGGTTGATTTAAAAAATGTACCGGACGTTTTGTATTCACTCACAGAAGTGGGTATAACCACAAGGGAGTCGTGCGGCAATGCGGTAAGAAATGTAACTGCCTGTCCGTATGCGGGTATATGTGCAAAAGAGATTTTTGATATATCAAACATTGCACGTAATACAACATTACATTTTTTAAGAAATCCAATCAGCCAAAACCTGCCAAGAAAATTCAAGATCTCTTTTAACGGCTGTGAAGAAGACTGCTCGTATAGCCGTATTAATGACATAGGTTTTATAGCGGTATATAAAGATGATAAGCCGGGATTCAGGGTATATGTTGGCGGCGGTCTTGGCGGCCATCCAAGAACTGCATATTTGCTTAAAGATTTTATTCCCGTTAGTGATGTGCTTTATTATACGGATGCAATTGTAAGGGTATTTGATAGACACGGAAACAGGAATAACAGAAATAAGGCAAGGCTAAAATACCTTATTGAAGAAATGGGTTTTGAAGAGGTAAGTATTTTAATAGATAGGGAGTATTCATCCGTTAAAGAGATATACGCTGATCAAAAAGATCTGGACGTCGAGCCGATAGACCGCAAAAGTGATAACCACGAGGAAGCCGTGTTTGATGATAAGATTTCAGAATGGATCAGGCATTATGCTATAAAGCAAAGACAGGAAGATTATTATGCGGTAGTTATCGATATTCCGTATGGAGATATAACGGCGAAACAGCTTAAAGATATAGCAAAACTTTCACAGGATTACGGCAGCGGCGAATTAAGAACAACACTGGATCAGAACTTTGTAATTCCATGGGTAAAACAGGAAAATCTCAACTCGATTTACCGGGAGATCAATGATTTATGTTTTTATGCGGATACATTGATGTGCAATATTGTATCATGCCCCGGTGCAAAAACATGTAATCTCGGTATTGCACGCTCTCAGAGCCTGTCAATGGCAATACACGATCGGCTAAAAACGCATTCGAATGTGGATCTCTCAGATATAACAATCAGGGTCTGCGGGTGTCCTAATTCGTGTGCACAGCATTGGACCGGAAATATTGGATTTAGCGGATTGGCCCGCCGTGTCGGTGAAAAACATGCACCCTTCTATCAGGTTTATCTCGGTGGGCACGCTAACGAAAATGGTTTTAGCTTTGCAAAGCCTTTTATTAAAGTGCCTGCAAAGAATGTACCGGTGTTAACGGATGCCATCCTTGAGTCTTATACAAAAACAAAACAAAAAAATGAGATATTCAATTCATGGGTTAATCGTTATGAAAAAAGACTTCTTGAAGATGTATTAACGTATTCGTATCTTCCCGAATATGAGAAATCACCCGAGTTTTATTATGATTATGGTATGGATGAGCCATTCAGTATAAAGAATATCGGGAAAGGAGAATGTGCAGGCGGCGTAGTTGATATGATAGAGATATACCTTAACAGGGCGGAAACAAAGGCAATGGATGCAAATACTTATGCAAATAGAATGGCGTACGAGCAATCACTGGAACAGGCAAGGTTTGCAATTACCTATGCAATACAATCATTGCTTATTATGAAGGGTATAGATCCGGAATCAACCACTACAGATGATATGGCATCTCATGTTGAAGGACTCAAACAGGAACATATTATAGATGATGCGGTTGCAAATATTTACAAGATAGTCAATCGTTCTCCTCATAAAGAGGACGCTGTACAGATTATCAAGGACGTTATGAGGGCTATACACAGTATAAGAAAGTCATCAGAGGCTTTTGATGAGGCATTGCTTGGAAGTAGACCTATAACAGGAATAAATAAAGTAGAGGTGAAACTTATGCGGGATACTCTGGATTTGAAAGGTATAAAATGTCCCTTTAACTATGTAAAGGCTAAATTGAAATTGGAAGAGTTAACAAGCGGGGATGAACTCGAGGTATACCTGGATGAAGGCGAACCGATAGAGAATGTTCCACGCAGTATTGAAGATGATGGGAATACGGTTCTATCCATAGATAAGGTAGACGATACGCATTACAGAGTTGTTGTAAAAAAGGCGTAG
- a CDS encoding class I SAM-dependent methyltransferase, whose amino-acid sequence MKSFNKVGMTAKFVAYWRQYSDIPFAKDIAEFIDANKTIETFLSKNQITTDEISWYAPLFEVRYKSILKTVRRKRMKQVLELASGISLRGLNLTQDTDISYVETDLEELTDEKIALVSMLRQKYSLADNGNFRLSAANALDLHQLVSAIKHFRNDLPVAVISEGLFPYLTIHEMETVVRNVRHILMKFGGIWITPDFLLKGDSAWTFPHRRRVGKAIAELTGRQLHRTMFDNEQQLFTVFDGFGLRAEVLNQADLVPAVVSLDTLKLPAGILEKARQKLNLWILTPAAK is encoded by the coding sequence ATGAAAAGTTTTAACAAGGTCGGTATGACAGCAAAATTCGTCGCCTACTGGAGACAGTACTCGGATATTCCTTTTGCGAAAGATATTGCCGAATTTATAGACGCCAACAAAACCATTGAGACATTTCTCAGTAAAAATCAAATAACCACGGATGAAATAAGCTGGTATGCGCCACTTTTTGAGGTCCGCTATAAAAGTATTTTGAAAACTGTTCGCAGAAAAAGGATGAAGCAAGTCCTTGAATTGGCAAGCGGCATCTCTTTACGCGGGCTGAATTTAACGCAGGACACTGATATCTCGTATGTTGAAACAGACCTCGAGGAATTGACGGACGAAAAAATTGCACTCGTCTCCATGCTCCGGCAAAAGTATTCATTGGCTGATAACGGCAACTTCCGTCTGTCCGCGGCAAATGCACTTGACCTGCATCAGCTCGTATCCGCAATAAAACATTTCCGGAACGACCTGCCCGTTGCCGTTATCAGTGAAGGATTGTTCCCGTATCTGACCATCCATGAAATGGAAACGGTCGTAAGGAATGTAAGGCACATTTTGATGAAATTTGGAGGAATATGGATTACACCGGATTTTTTATTGAAGGGGGACAGCGCCTGGACTTTTCCCCATCGCCGCCGGGTTGGGAAAGCAATTGCAGAATTGACAGGACGGCAGCTTCACAGAACCATGTTTGACAACGAGCAACAGTTATTTACCGTCTTTGACGGTTTCGGGCTGCGTGCGGAGGTGTTGAACCAGGCAGATCTCGTACCTGCCGTTGTTTCACTTGACACCTTAAAATTGCCTGCCGGCATCTTGGAGAAAGCAAGGCAAAAATTGAATCTCTGGATCCTGACACCAGCCGCAAAATAA